The DNA window ACTACGAGCCGTTGTCTGACGATTCTATCGTAATAGCTCTGCGAGAAGCGACCTACCAACACCTGAGGCCGGCAGCTGTCGGTCTGGGCGTACTGCTGGCAGTCCTCTCCACGTCCTACGCGTTTCTGCTCGACCCCCCGGCCCTGTGGGTTCTCCTTCCCACCGCAGCCGGAATGTCCGCACTCCTCGTACTGCTGTCGTTCGCTCTCCAGAGATTTGACCTTGAGCGGTGGGCGCACGTATTCAGTGCACTGATTGCATCGCTTGCGCTGGTAAACTGCCTCCTGCATCTACACTACTTTCCAGAGCCCAAGTTCACGACCAATCTGGTCTTGTTTGTGATGGGTACCGGATTCCTCATCTTCTCAAGCAGATGGCTCGTGTTCGTAATTGCGGCCGAAACCGCCGGCTGGGTTTCGGTGGTCTACAGCTCGCCGGCATCACCCGAGTGGCTTCATTTCGGGTTTGCGCTTCTGGGCGCTACCCTCCTCGCCGGCATCATTCACCTCGCCAGGGTGCGCGAAGTGCGGCGGTACATCTCGCATCTGGAGCATGAGGAACGCAGCGCGAGTCTGGAGGTCAGTCTGCAAGAGTCGGAGAAGGCCTACAAACAGGCTGAAGAGGCTCTGAAGAAATCGGACGAGATTGCGGAGTCCGCGCGACGAAGCGAGAGACGGTATCGGGCCCTCTTTGACAACGTACCGGCCGGCATCTACCGGGTCAGCCCGGATGGCAAGCTATTGGCCGCCAATGCGGCGATGGTGAGCATGCTCGGGTACACCTCCACCGAAGAACTTCTGTCCAAGAACGTCAAGCGGCACGGCTTGCTGGACACTTCCTCACGTGAACGATTTGAAAGGGCCCTTCAGCGTACCGGGGAGGTTCGTGGATACGAGACCGCGTGGACGTGCAAGGATGGCACGGCCCTCTACGTACGTGAGAACGCGAACGCCGTCAGAGACACCGACGGAACCGTCAAGTACTACGAAGGCACGATCGAAGACATAACGGATCGAAAACGTGCCGAGGCCGCCGTCAAAAAGCAGGCTCGGGAACTCGCCCAGACGGTCAAGGCGCTCGAAAAAGCGAAGCACGAAGCAGAGGCTGCTACGCGCGCCAAAGGTGAGTTCCTGGCGAACATGAGCCACGAGATCAGGACTCCAATGAACGCGGTTATCGGCATGACCAGCCTGCTGCGTGACCTGGAGCTGACGCAGGAGCAGAGGGAGTATGTCGAGACCATCCGCGTTAGCGGTGAGTCGCTGCTCGGAATCATAAACGACATTCTCGATTTCTCGAAGATCGAAGCGGGTAGAATTGAGCTGGAGCGACAGCCATTCTCGCCCCGCCAGTGTATCGAAGAATCGCTCGAGTTGCTATCCGCAACGGCGGCTGAGAAGGGGCTCGAGATTGCCTACAGCCTCGGCGCGGGTGTGCCGGCGCAGGTGCTGGGCGATATCACGCGCGTGCGGCAGGTGCTCGTCAATCTGATCTCGAATGCGGTCAAGTTTACAAAGAACGGTGAGGTCGTCGTTACGTTGAACGCCGAGGCGCGCACCGATGTCGAGTATGCGTTGCACTTCTCGGTACAGGACACGGGCATCGGCATCGACGCCGAGCGGCACGCCCGTTTGTTCAAGGCCTTCTCTCAGGTCGATGCGTCTACTACTCGCAAGTACGGTGGGACCGGACTCGGACTCGCGATCAGCAAGAAACTCGTCAACCTGATGGGCGGAACCATCTGGGTAGACAGCACCCCTGGGAAGGGTTCAACGTTCAACTTCGCGCTTCCGGCAGCGGCCGCGCAATCGGGAAGTGCCCGGGAGGTTAACGGTCCTCAGGACCAGCTCACGGACAAGCGTGTACTCATTGTCGATGACAACGCCACCAGCCGACGAGTTATCTCCACAATTACAGAGCGCTGGGGGATGCATGCGGCGGCAGCCGGCTCCGGAACCGAAGCCATGGCACGCCTCGAATCCGGCGAGCAGTTCGACATATGCCTTCTCGATCTCGAAATGCCGGAAATGAGCGGTATGGGCCTGGCCGAGCGAATCAGAGCACAGTACTCCCCCGCCACCGTCCCGATTGTGATCATGACGATGGTGGGCCAGCGCGTTGGAAACAGGGCCCTCATCAATGGTGCAATCAAGAAACCCGTCAAGTACGACGTGTTGCTCGATACCATCCTGCGGGCGCTCAATCTGGCCGCTCCGGGACAGGTTGACTCCTCCGCAGGTCGACCGCACGATCAACGCATGGCACCTATGTGGCCTCTGCGAATCCTGATTGCTGAAGACAATCTGATCAATCAGAAGGTTGCGCTACGGCTCCTCGAACGACTGGGCTACGAGGCGGACGTCGTCGCAAACGGAATGGAGGCGGTCGTTGCCTCACGACACGTC is part of the Rhodothermales bacterium genome and encodes:
- a CDS encoding response regulator codes for the protein MSDDSIVIALREATYQHLRPAAVGLGVLLAVLSTSYAFLLDPPALWVLLPTAAGMSALLVLLSFALQRFDLERWAHVFSALIASLALVNCLLHLHYFPEPKFTTNLVLFVMGTGFLIFSSRWLVFVIAAETAGWVSVVYSSPASPEWLHFGFALLGATLLAGIIHLARVREVRRYISHLEHEERSASLEVSLQESEKAYKQAEEALKKSDEIAESARRSERRYRALFDNVPAGIYRVSPDGKLLAANAAMVSMLGYTSTEELLSKNVKRHGLLDTSSRERFERALQRTGEVRGYETAWTCKDGTALYVRENANAVRDTDGTVKYYEGTIEDITDRKRAEAAVKKQARELAQTVKALEKAKHEAEAATRAKGEFLANMSHEIRTPMNAVIGMTSLLRDLELTQEQREYVETIRVSGESLLGIINDILDFSKIEAGRIELERQPFSPRQCIEESLELLSATAAEKGLEIAYSLGAGVPAQVLGDITRVRQVLVNLISNAVKFTKNGEVVVTLNAEARTDVEYALHFSVQDTGIGIDAERHARLFKAFSQVDASTTRKYGGTGLGLAISKKLVNLMGGTIWVDSTPGKGSTFNFALPAAAAQSGSAREVNGPQDQLTDKRVLIVDDNATSRRVISTITERWGMHAAAAGSGTEAMARLESGEQFDICLLDLEMPEMSGMGLAERIRAQYSPATVPIVIMTMVGQRVGNRALINGAIKKPVKYDVLLDTILRALNLAAPGQVDSSAGRPHDQRMAPMWPLRILIAEDNLINQKVALRLLERLGYEADVVANGMEAVVASRHVDYDAILMDVQMPEMDGLEATRQLCKQHPPENRPRIIAVTADAQASDREECLRAGMDDYLSKPVRLDQVAEALYKTKPRTAATVDSPSDESPSVAVTDSDVGATLEENVVPDSPSDIEPSPAPDPAQDEAAIEDSSPDAGSTDALELLNEDDPEFLVDLIDSYVDITPSMVKEMKRHLAAGDRGALKSVAHKMKSGSGQIGLKRLATLCGDLQSATSGGRKEINLQDQVHMIEAEYRRVVPLLANKRDTLGRSDPAA